A single Desulfovibrio gilichinskyi DNA region contains:
- a CDS encoding [FeFe] hydrogenase, group A — protein MAPADLSAIHPDAEGSMRLIEGVMYRNYAPKDGTDPDRITFIQVDADKCQACGACEEVCATGAIQSINSDGIHQVVDPAACMNCGQCLTNCPYGAIYEGVSFVDELFEKLKDPDTIVVSMPAPSVRYGLGECFGAATGTYVGGKMHAALRKLGFNYIWDTEFAADVTIMEEGTELIQRVKEQGQTNARPLPQFTSCCPGWIKFAETFYPDLMPNLSSCKSPIGMLGPLAKTYGAKETGTNPKKIYTVSIMPCIAKKYEGIRPELNDSGFSDIDATINTRELAYMIKAAGIDFNNLPDQEPDPVLGESTGAATIFGNSGGVMEAALRLAYEVLSGEKLNDPNIKVVRTHEGIKTADINVPNFGVVKVAIASGLKNAAKICDEVRAGKSPYHFIEIMTCPGGCVNGGGQPLDPEIQASLFRSTVAQINRRFRARKIKA, from the coding sequence ATGGCCCCGGCGGACCTATCTGCAATTCACCCGGATGCGGAGGGAAGTATGAGACTTATCGAAGGTGTCATGTATCGGAATTACGCTCCTAAAGACGGCACAGACCCGGATAGAATTACTTTTATCCAGGTCGATGCAGACAAATGTCAGGCTTGCGGAGCGTGTGAAGAGGTCTGTGCTACCGGTGCAATTCAGTCTATAAACAGTGACGGAATTCATCAGGTAGTCGACCCCGCAGCATGTATGAACTGCGGACAATGCTTAACCAACTGTCCTTATGGAGCAATCTACGAAGGTGTCTCTTTTGTTGATGAGTTGTTTGAAAAACTCAAAGACCCTGACACTATTGTTGTCTCCATGCCCGCCCCTTCTGTTCGTTACGGTCTCGGGGAATGTTTCGGTGCTGCTACCGGAACATACGTTGGCGGTAAGATGCACGCAGCTCTCAGAAAACTGGGATTCAACTACATCTGGGATACTGAATTCGCTGCCGACGTTACCATCATGGAAGAAGGTACGGAGCTGATCCAGCGTGTAAAGGAACAGGGACAAACGAATGCACGACCTTTGCCGCAGTTTACCTCCTGTTGCCCGGGCTGGATAAAGTTTGCTGAAACATTCTATCCGGATCTGATGCCTAATCTTTCAAGCTGTAAATCTCCGATAGGAATGCTTGGCCCCTTAGCCAAAACATACGGTGCAAAAGAAACAGGCACTAATCCCAAAAAGATTTATACTGTTTCAATTATGCCGTGTATTGCCAAGAAATATGAAGGCATACGCCCGGAACTGAATGACAGCGGTTTCAGTGACATCGACGCCACAATCAACACCAGAGAACTGGCGTACATGATTAAAGCAGCTGGTATAGATTTTAATAATCTGCCGGATCAGGAGCCTGATCCCGTATTAGGCGAATCAACCGGTGCTGCCACTATTTTCGGTAATAGCGGCGGTGTTATGGAAGCGGCCCTCAGACTTGCTTATGAAGTCCTATCAGGTGAAAAGCTGAACGATCCAAACATAAAAGTTGTTCGCACGCACGAAGGCATCAAAACAGCTGATATCAATGTTCCGAATTTCGGAGTTGTTAAAGTTGCTATTGCCAGCGGGCTGAAAAATGCTGCAAAAATATGTGATGAAGTAAGAGCAGGAAAATCTCCTTATCACTTCATCGAGATCATGACTTGCCCCGGTGGCTGCGTGAACGGCGGTGGTCAACCCCTTGATCCTGAAATTCAGGCTTCACTCTTCAGAAGTACTGTTGCTCAGATTAATAGACGGTTCAGAGCCCGTAAAATCAAGGCTTAA
- a CDS encoding PEP/pyruvate-binding domain-containing protein, whose protein sequence is MKFNKLFNHWTYETFPPGRLLRRRYNSFKMLMDLEEECLHIISRIEDIGFGLSEVDWANVEKLSIDLGNKVHLMLEQLQSMNPIRFMDLMDYYNKINFYVRMAVTVPDPDISMPFTLALSESAKHTAHAGANAVVLARIISETDINVLDGMVISSGVYNYFIEANDLRVHIDHILESVTSTDPEQLKNTSEALISVFVKAQMPEAITNELEIAALETAKGGNLLILSASVTPEDESCILPENSTIIHNVNPQDIVSAWKKAVLCKFSPESIKARIKLGYSNRETPVAVIIQPEIKTQDSGSLETLHNPETDLPPADQETGCSAVLSDNDSDPFIFSRRKKQRRLSNPEKQSLSLHSAKTINANGCEIEKMLGVPQKCKWITDLRNRVFITSAEPYPNKGVRAVDRMKRTLQYIANLKISAQNTEMFLPEKSKSMYDLVRFANEKAISEMFSLISKEGLGLDGAKHLTARQPISLTVLNLQEGLFTTAAGKMEISPDDIKSVPMWALWFGLGAKRPGWSEENSIEGYAILSKTYLNIKLKSEKDLSEIDTVCDQDYSKNHIHFRFKGGDGSADERIARIEFIKKVLIPVGFEIENQGDLIEAVHKESTEAEIQKKLATIGHIIAHIAISKPVAQNKQQAASEAAIFIANLN, encoded by the coding sequence ATGAAATTTAATAAGCTTTTTAATCATTGGACTTACGAAACATTCCCCCCCGGTAGACTGCTTAGAAGAAGATATAATTCATTTAAAATGCTGATGGACCTTGAAGAAGAATGTCTGCACATAATCTCACGTATTGAAGACATCGGATTCGGTCTAAGCGAAGTGGATTGGGCCAATGTAGAAAAACTGTCCATAGACCTCGGCAATAAAGTTCATTTAATGCTCGAGCAATTGCAATCTATGAACCCGATACGTTTTATGGATTTAATGGATTATTATAACAAAATAAATTTCTATGTTCGTATGGCTGTGACCGTGCCGGACCCTGATATTTCAATGCCGTTCACACTTGCTCTGTCAGAATCTGCAAAACACACCGCGCATGCCGGAGCAAATGCCGTGGTCCTTGCACGCATTATTTCTGAGACAGACATAAATGTTTTGGATGGTATGGTTATAAGCTCCGGAGTTTACAATTACTTCATTGAAGCTAATGACCTCAGAGTACATATTGATCATATTTTAGAGTCGGTGACGTCTACTGATCCTGAGCAGCTAAAGAATACTTCCGAAGCTCTGATTTCTGTTTTTGTGAAAGCGCAAATGCCGGAAGCAATCACTAACGAACTCGAAATTGCAGCGCTCGAAACAGCCAAGGGCGGTAATTTACTGATACTTTCAGCCAGTGTGACTCCTGAAGACGAGTCCTGTATACTTCCTGAAAACAGCACAATAATTCACAATGTCAATCCGCAAGACATTGTAAGTGCGTGGAAAAAAGCTGTACTCTGCAAATTTTCGCCGGAATCTATAAAAGCACGCATCAAGCTCGGCTATTCCAATAGAGAAACTCCTGTTGCGGTTATCATTCAGCCGGAAATAAAAACACAGGATTCAGGTTCACTTGAAACTCTGCACAATCCTGAAACAGATCTTCCGCCGGCAGATCAGGAAACAGGATGTTCTGCTGTTTTAAGTGACAATGACTCAGACCCGTTTATATTTTCAAGACGGAAAAAACAGCGCAGACTTTCAAATCCTGAAAAACAGTCTCTATCACTTCACTCTGCCAAAACAATAAATGCAAATGGATGTGAAATTGAAAAGATGCTTGGTGTCCCCCAAAAATGCAAATGGATTACCGACCTTCGCAACCGAGTATTCATAACCTCGGCAGAGCCTTACCCAAACAAAGGCGTAAGAGCTGTCGACCGCATGAAAAGGACTTTGCAATATATTGCGAACCTTAAAATTTCTGCTCAAAATACGGAAATGTTTTTACCTGAAAAAAGTAAATCCATGTATGATCTTGTCCGCTTTGCCAATGAAAAAGCAATTTCAGAAATGTTTTCTCTAATCAGCAAAGAAGGACTCGGTTTAGACGGGGCTAAACATCTAACGGCCAGACAGCCTATATCGCTGACAGTGCTGAATCTCCAAGAGGGTCTTTTCACAACTGCTGCGGGGAAAATGGAAATATCTCCGGATGACATCAAATCAGTTCCCATGTGGGCTCTATGGTTCGGACTCGGGGCAAAACGTCCCGGATGGTCTGAAGAAAACTCTATTGAAGGTTACGCTATCCTCTCAAAAACATATCTGAATATAAAACTTAAATCTGAAAAAGATTTATCTGAAATTGATACTGTGTGTGATCAGGATTATAGCAAAAACCATATTCATTTCAGATTTAAAGGCGGAGACGGTTCTGCCGACGAACGCATAGCAAGAATTGAATTCATAAAGAAAGTTTTAATTCCTGTAGGCTTTGAAATTGAAAATCAGGGCGATTTGATTGAAGCTGTGCATAAAGAATCTACTGAAGCGGAAATCCAGAAAAAACTGGCAACAATCGGTCACATAATTGCCCATATCGCTATAAGCAAACCTGTCGCGCAAAATAAACAGCAAGCCGCAAGCGAAGCTGCAATATTCATTGCAAACTTGAATTAA
- a CDS encoding GNAT family N-acetyltransferase produces the protein MFTIRPIYDTQLPIDRLAIAKVQEILSERFPLLNNSEIEQLPDMLANPFLKQYRSILFVAEKRRSEVRGFALLCHFPDLNFCLLDFISVSLRHGGGGVGSALYERIREEALALGDTALFFECLPDDKSLCSSPEILKENKMRLAFYERYGARPIIGTAYETPLTSSDDCPPYLVVDPLGRTLKLSRTRIQAIVRAILTRKYKDVCPPEYTDMVVNSFKTGNLELRQPVYIPQTEANSPAVQKISNDKRIALILNDRHDIHHIRERGYVEAPVRISRIKKDLDKSGLFEETPVRHYSESFITAVHDENYVKYFKKVCSTLPENKSVYPYVFPIRNASRPPRELPVRAGYYCMDTFTPLNANAWKAAKRAVDCGLTAADTILEGRRIAYALVRPPGHHAERKAFGGFCYFNTASIAANYLSGFGSVAVLDIDYHHGNGTQNIFYKRNDVLTVSIHGHPRFAYPYFSGFTEETGKDAGLGFNRNFPLLEHVDGKMFHNTLRRALDVIRNFKPSFLVVSLGLDPAKGDPTGTWSLIAKDFTTNGLLIGELGLRTLVVQEGGYLIRSLGINARSFFQGLHKGIAKAIQR, from the coding sequence ATGTTCACAATCAGACCTATTTACGACACGCAGCTCCCGATAGACCGCTTAGCCATTGCTAAAGTTCAAGAAATTCTAAGCGAACGCTTTCCCCTTCTTAATAACAGTGAAATAGAACAGCTGCCGGATATGCTGGCAAATCCGTTTCTTAAACAATATCGCTCAATCCTTTTCGTTGCAGAAAAACGCCGCTCTGAAGTTCGAGGTTTTGCTCTGCTCTGCCATTTTCCAGATCTCAATTTTTGTCTTCTAGACTTCATCTCTGTCAGTCTGCGCCACGGCGGAGGCGGAGTAGGATCTGCTCTATACGAAAGAATCAGAGAAGAAGCTCTGGCTCTTGGCGACACAGCCCTGTTTTTTGAATGTTTACCGGATGATAAAAGTCTCTGTTCGTCGCCGGAGATTCTCAAAGAAAATAAAATGCGACTGGCGTTTTACGAACGGTACGGAGCGCGCCCGATAATAGGAACAGCTTACGAAACGCCTCTGACTTCAAGTGATGATTGTCCTCCGTATCTGGTAGTTGACCCTCTCGGCAGAACTCTCAAACTATCCCGTACACGCATACAGGCCATAGTGCGCGCAATCTTAACTCGTAAATATAAAGATGTCTGCCCTCCTGAATATACTGACATGGTCGTAAATTCATTTAAGACAGGAAATTTGGAACTCAGACAACCTGTCTATATCCCCCAAACAGAAGCAAATAGCCCTGCTGTCCAAAAAATAAGTAACGATAAACGAATAGCTCTTATCTTAAATGATCGACATGATATCCACCATATACGCGAACGCGGCTATGTAGAAGCTCCCGTTCGTATTTCACGGATCAAGAAAGATCTGGACAAAAGTGGACTCTTTGAAGAAACGCCTGTCCGGCATTACTCTGAATCATTCATCACTGCAGTACATGACGAGAATTATGTTAAATATTTTAAAAAAGTCTGCTCAACACTTCCTGAAAATAAATCAGTCTACCCTTATGTATTTCCTATAAGAAACGCATCAAGACCGCCGCGTGAACTGCCTGTTCGCGCCGGATACTATTGCATGGACACATTTACACCGCTGAACGCAAACGCGTGGAAAGCTGCCAAACGAGCAGTTGATTGCGGTCTTACTGCCGCGGATACAATTCTTGAAGGACGCAGAATAGCATACGCATTGGTACGCCCTCCCGGACATCATGCAGAGCGTAAAGCTTTCGGAGGTTTTTGCTATTTTAATACAGCTTCTATTGCCGCAAACTATCTTTCAGGTTTCGGATCAGTAGCGGTACTCGATATCGATTACCATCACGGCAATGGAACACAGAATATTTTCTACAAACGTAATGACGTACTGACAGTGTCAATTCACGGTCACCCAAGATTTGCCTACCCGTATTTCAGCGGATTTACAGAAGAAACCGGAAAAGATGCGGGACTTGGTTTCAATCGCAATTTCCCTTTGCTGGAACATGTTGACGGCAAGATGTTTCATAACACCTTGCGTAGAGCCTTAGACGTTATTCGTAATTTCAAGCCGTCATTTCTAGTTGTTTCACTGGGGCTCGATCCTGCCAAAGGTGACCCGACAGGAACATGGTCCCTGATTGCAAAAGATTTCACCACCAATGGACTTCTTATCGGTGAACTGGGACTGCGCACTTTGGTTGTTCAAGAAGGTGGATATCTCATCCGCTCTCTCGGAATAAATGCACGCAGCTTTTTTCAGGGACTTCACAAAGGAATAGCAAAAGCTATCCAAAGATGA
- a CDS encoding YciI family protein, which yields MYILSLNYVKPVSEIEKFIDEHIKYLKKYYKAGVFVMSGRKVPRTGGIILAKRVSLEELDTIIHEDPFHINEVAQYTVTEFIPTMTMDEISILKETLSD from the coding sequence ATGTATATTTTAAGCCTAAATTACGTAAAACCTGTGAGTGAAATAGAAAAGTTCATTGATGAACACATCAAATATTTAAAAAAATATTATAAAGCAGGTGTTTTCGTTATGTCAGGAAGAAAGGTCCCACGCACTGGCGGAATCATTTTAGCAAAAAGAGTTTCACTTGAAGAACTTGATACTATTATACATGAAGATCCTTTTCACATAAACGAAGTAGCTCAGTATACTGTAACCGAGTTTATTCCGACCATGACCATGGATGAAATTTCGATACTGAAAGAAACTTTATCAGATTAA
- a CDS encoding fatty acid desaturase: protein MNDTNKLSIDDLRIPLKPYAKHELRRAVWQIVDTYVPYFGLWGLLIYLLKNAAPFFVIFPLIILAALFLVRIFIIFHDCTHGSFFASRRANTILGYVSGFLTFTPFTYWQHNHLVHHGTYANLDKRGVGDLWTLTVKEYRELAPAQRLAYRLYRNPIIFLGIGPGYTFLITQRFLHKWEGIHERLSAMVTNVAIVMIVAIASLTIGIKSYLMIQIPIMLIAGAVGVWLFYIQHQFEGVYWAHQDEWDPAMAAMNGSSYYKLPKVFQWFTCSIGLHHVHHVLPRIPNYRLQECYDSSPEMQKVQALSFFKSLKSLKLNLWDENQQKLVSFASLNS from the coding sequence ATGAATGATACCAATAAACTTTCAATTGATGATTTGCGTATCCCGCTTAAACCATACGCAAAACATGAACTTCGACGGGCTGTATGGCAGATTGTGGATACTTATGTGCCATATTTTGGTCTTTGGGGACTTCTTATATACCTGCTAAAGAACGCAGCTCCATTTTTCGTAATCTTTCCGCTTATTATTCTAGCAGCTCTGTTTTTGGTTCGTATTTTCATCATTTTCCACGACTGCACGCATGGCTCGTTCTTCGCCTCGCGCCGAGCCAATACTATACTGGGGTATGTCTCAGGATTTTTGACATTCACTCCTTTTACTTACTGGCAGCACAACCATCTCGTTCATCATGGCACATATGCGAATCTGGACAAAAGAGGGGTGGGCGACCTGTGGACGTTGACCGTAAAAGAGTACCGTGAACTCGCTCCAGCCCAGCGTCTGGCCTATCGCCTTTATCGCAATCCGATCATCTTTTTGGGGATTGGCCCGGGATACACTTTTCTGATTACCCAGCGCTTTTTACACAAATGGGAAGGGATACATGAGCGTTTGAGCGCCATGGTCACAAATGTGGCTATTGTGATGATTGTTGCCATAGCAAGTCTGACCATCGGCATCAAAAGTTATCTGATGATTCAGATCCCGATAATGCTTATTGCCGGTGCGGTAGGGGTGTGGTTGTTCTACATACAGCACCAATTCGAGGGTGTTTATTGGGCGCATCAGGATGAGTGGGACCCTGCAATGGCTGCCATGAACGGGAGTTCCTATTACAAACTTCCCAAGGTCTTTCAATGGTTCACGTGTAGTATCGGCCTGCATCACGTGCATCATGTCTTGCCGAGAATCCCGAATTACAGACTTCAGGAGTGCTATGACTCCAGCCCGGAGATGCAGAAAGTACAGGCATTGAGCTTCTTTAAAAGTTTGAAGTCGTTGAAATTGAACTTGTGGGATGAGAATCAGCAAAAGCTTGTCAGCTTCGCATCATTGAATAGTTAG
- a CDS encoding YajQ family cyclic di-GMP-binding protein — protein sequence MPSFDIVSEVDLQEVDNAVNNVVKEIETRYDFRGVKTELSFNKKDKVINLVTGDDMKVKAVRDMLITHFTRRKVDSRVIDYGEVEPTSKGQLKQAIKLKEGIDKDTAKNLVKMIKASKIKVQAAIQDEQVRVTGKKIDDLQEVMGLVRECDLEMPFQFVNMKS from the coding sequence ATGCCGTCTTTTGATATTGTCAGCGAAGTTGATTTGCAGGAAGTTGATAATGCCGTAAACAATGTGGTCAAAGAAATTGAAACCCGTTATGATTTTCGCGGAGTTAAAACAGAACTTTCTTTTAACAAAAAAGATAAAGTTATTAATCTGGTAACCGGCGACGATATGAAAGTTAAAGCCGTAAGAGATATGCTGATTACCCATTTTACCAGACGTAAAGTTGATTCCAGAGTTATTGATTACGGTGAAGTTGAGCCTACCTCGAAAGGACAGCTTAAACAGGCTATTAAGCTTAAAGAAGGTATTGATAAGGATACAGCTAAGAATCTGGTAAAAATGATCAAAGCCAGTAAGATAAAAGTTCAGGCTGCTATTCAGGATGAGCAGGTCCGTGTAACCGGAAAGAAAATTGACGATCTTCAGGAAGTTATGGGACTGGTCAGAGAATGTGATCTGGAGATGCCTTTTCAGTTTGTGAATATGAAAAGCTAG
- a CDS encoding STAS domain-containing protein, which translates to MKLSKERAGNYLIIEIKESRLDSSNFILLKSSLDDIIKQGEKRLIINLSQVGFMDSSGIAGLLPSVRSLAGTGRLLLVGLTATVMQLFNLGKLDRIFDIYPSVEDALNS; encoded by the coding sequence ATGAAATTATCTAAGGAAAGAGCAGGGAATTATTTAATTATTGAGATTAAAGAATCACGTCTCGATTCTTCAAATTTTATTCTTCTTAAATCTTCACTGGATGATATTATAAAGCAGGGCGAAAAAAGATTAATAATTAATCTGTCTCAAGTCGGTTTTATGGATTCAAGTGGGATTGCAGGGCTTCTTCCCAGTGTACGGTCCCTTGCCGGAACCGGCCGTCTCCTTTTAGTCGGGCTTACTGCAACTGTTATGCAGCTTTTTAATCTTGGCAAGTTAGACAGGATTTTTGATATTTATCCGTCTGTTGAAGATGCATTAAACAGTTGA